A region from the Lolium perenne isolate Kyuss_39 chromosome 4, Kyuss_2.0, whole genome shotgun sequence genome encodes:
- the LOC127293364 gene encoding hydroxyproline O-galactosyltransferase GALT5, whose protein sequence is MRRPPRRAAAAAARRLRPLLLLLPFAALLCAATFSLHYPDRLGPTTVTVTVTATHAEEDARPHHLSSPRLRLEISRLDFRALNATAPLHAAAARAFRDGGRLLRDALSVSATATATAAPPPRCPSSVARSGEALRAAGGVLALPCGLALGSHVTVVASPRRVPGGGLAQFAVDLRGAGDAEAASTILHFNPRLRGDWSGRPVIELNTRFRGQWGPAQRCEGWRRSDEETVDGLVKCEQWAWNTGGTFEELKRMGLRNRVAGHRSRDLMDWPYPFVEGELFILTISAGLEGYNVQVDGRHVASFPYRIGFILEDATTVQVNGDIEVESMVSGALPTAHPKIVQRNLELLAELKAPPPEEPVELFIGILSAGSHFTERMAVRRSWMSAVRNSSNTMARFFVALNGKREVNEDLKKEADFFRDIIIVPFVDSYDLVVLKTVAICEYAARVVSSKYIMKCDDDTFVRLDSVMAEVKKIPDDKSFYVGNMNYYHRPLREGKWAVSYEEWPRAAYPPYADGPGYIVSSDIANFVVSEMEKGRLNLFKMEDVSVGMWVGQFNGTAKAGVEYVHSARFCQFGCVDDYLTAHYQSPGQMLCLWEKLEQGRPQCCNAR, encoded by the exons ATGCGGCGGCCGCCGCGccgcgcagccgccgccgccgcccgcaggCTCCGGCCGCTGCTCCTGCTCCTACCCTTCGCCGCGCTGCTCTGCGCCGCCACCTTCTCCCTCCACTACCCCGACCGCCTCGGccccaccaccgtcaccgtcaccgtcaccgccacccacGCCGAGGAGGACGCGCGCCCGCACCACCTCTCCTCCCCGCGCCTCCGCCTCGAAATCTCCCGCCTCGACTTCCGCGCGCTCAACGCCACCGCGCCGCTCCACGCGGCCGCCGCGCGCGCCTTCCGCGACGGCGGGCGCCTCCTCCGCGACGCCCTCTCCGtctccgccaccgccaccgccaccgccgcgccaCCGCCCCGGTGCCCGTCCTCCGTCGCGCGGTCCGGCGAGGCGCTCCGCGCCGCGGGCGGCGTCCTCGCCCTGCCCTGCGGGCTCGCGCTGGGCTCCCACGTCACGGTGGTCGCCTCGCCGCGCCGGGTGCCCGGCGGCGGCCTCGCGCAGTTCGCGGTGGACCTGCGCGGCGCGGGGGACGCGGAGGCCGCGTCCACGATCCTCCACTTCAACCCGCGCCTCCGCGGCGACTGGAGCGGCCGCCCGGTGATCGAGCTCAACACCCGCTTCCGCGGCCAGTGGGGCCCCGCGCAGCGGTGCGAGGGCTGGCGTCGCTCCGACGAGGAGACCG TTGATGGATTGGTGAAATGTGAGCAATGGGCCTGGAACACTGGTGGTACATTTGAGGAGTTGAAGAGGATGGGGTTGCGTAACCGTGTTGCTGGACACAGAAGCAGAGATTTGATGGATTGGCCTTATCCTTTTGTGGAGGGTGAATTATTTATTCTAACAATAAGCGCTGGTTTGGAAGGTTATAATGTTCAAGTTGATGGAAGGCATGTAGCATCTTTTCCTTATCGCATT GGCTTTATTCTTGAGGATGCCACTACAGTGCAAGTAAATGGTGATATTGAGGTTGAGTCAATGGTTTCTGGTGCATTACCCACGGCTCATCCTAAAATTGTACAAAGAAATCTGGAGTTGCTGGCTGAACTGAAAGCCCCTCCTCCTGAAGAACCTGTAGAGCTGTTCATAGGCATTCTTTCAGCAGGAAGCCACTTCACTGAGCGTATGGCTGTGAGGAGATCATGGATGTCTGCAGTACGAAATTCATCTAATACCATGGCTCGTTTTTTCGTTGCCTTG AATGGAAAAAGGGAAGTTAATGAAGATTTGAAGAAAGAAGCTGATTTCTTCAGGGACATTATCATTGTGCCTTTTGTCGATAGCTACGATCTGGTTGTTCTGAAGACTGTTGCCATTTGCGAATACGCG GCTCGCGTTGTTTCGTCGAAGTACATCATGAAGTGCGATGATGATACCTTCGTTAGACTCGATTCAGTTATGGCTGAAGTCAAGAAAATCCCAGATGATAAAAGCTTCTATGTGGGGAACATGAACTACTACCACAGACCACTCCGAGAAGGAAAATGGGCTGTCTCATATGAG GAGTGGCCCAGAGCTGCGTACCCACCCTACGCGGATGGTCCTGGCTACATTGTTTCTTCTGACATCGCCAACTTCGTCGTGTCCGAAATGGAGAAGGGCAGACTGAAT CTGTTCAAGATGGAGGACGTGAGCGTGGGCATGTGGGTGGGGCAGTTCAACGGCACGGCGAAGGCCGGCGTGGAGTACGTCCACAGCGCGAGGTTCTGCCAGTTCGGCTGCGTCGACGACTACCTCACCGCCCACTACCAGTCGCCGGGGCAGATGCTCTGCCTCTGGGAGAAGCTGGAGCAAGGGAGGCCGCAGTGCTGCAATGCCAGATGA